In Nocardia yunnanensis, one DNA window encodes the following:
- a CDS encoding valine--tRNA ligase — translation MTSAASENPRNRADALPKSWNPSDVEADLYERWVAAGYFTADASSDKPAYSIVLPPPNVTGTLHMGHALDHTLMDLLTRRKRMQGFEVLWLPGMDHAGIATQTVVEKQLAVDGKTKEDFGRELFVDKVWDWKRESGGQIQGQMRRLGDGVDWSRDRFTMDEGLSRAVQTIFKRLYDAGLIYRAERLVNWSPVLQTGISDLEVDHKEVEGELVSLRYGSLNDDEPHVIVATTRVETMLGDTAVAVHPDDERYRHLVGTTLYHPITGRQIPIVADDYVDPEFGSGAVKITPAHDPNDFELGLRHNLPMPTIMDKTGKIADSGTEFDGMDRFEARVKIRERLESEGRVVGRKYPYLHQVGHSERSGEPIEPRLSMQWWVKVEGIAKAAGDAVRNGDVKIHPAGQEPRWFEWVDNMHDWNISRQLWWGHRIPIWYGPEGEIVCVGPDEQAPEGYVQDPDVLDTWFSSGLWPFSTMGWPDATPELAKFYPTSVLVTGYDILFFWVARMMMFGMFVSDDPVLTAGKAADTTQVPFQDVFLHGLIRDEFGKKMSKSRGNGIDPLDWINEYGADATRFTLARGAQPGGDLSVGTPHVTASRSFITKLFNATKFALMNGAQPGELPARDSLTDADRWILDRRDEVIAEVDAALDRYEFSKALEGLYHFAWDEFCSWYLELAKVQFAESEERAASTRIVLGNVLDAVLRLLHPAVPFVTETLWQALTEGAAGESIVVSAWPTVSGTAADEGAARRISDTQKLITEIRRFRADQGLADSQKVAAKLIGIDTADLPGQQPSIANLAKLTAAGDDFAATAALEVRLTNATVTVEIDTSGTVDLDAERRRLEKDLAAAQKELAGTTGKLGNQAFLAKAPDEVVAKIKARKEIAESDVERITARLAEITKLAAK, via the coding sequence GTGACCAGCGCAGCCTCTGAGAACCCACGTAATCGTGCCGATGCCCTCCCCAAGAGCTGGAACCCCAGCGACGTCGAGGCCGACCTGTACGAGCGCTGGGTAGCCGCCGGTTACTTCACCGCCGACGCGAGCAGCGACAAGCCCGCCTACTCGATCGTGCTGCCGCCCCCCAACGTGACCGGCACCCTGCACATGGGCCACGCCCTCGACCACACCCTCATGGACCTGCTCACCCGCCGCAAGCGCATGCAGGGCTTCGAGGTGCTGTGGCTGCCGGGCATGGACCACGCGGGCATCGCCACCCAGACCGTGGTGGAAAAGCAGCTCGCCGTGGACGGCAAGACCAAGGAGGACTTCGGCCGCGAATTGTTCGTGGACAAGGTCTGGGATTGGAAGCGCGAATCCGGCGGCCAGATCCAGGGCCAGATGCGCCGCCTCGGCGACGGCGTCGACTGGAGCCGCGACCGCTTCACCATGGACGAGGGCCTCTCGCGCGCGGTGCAGACCATCTTCAAGCGCCTCTACGACGCGGGGCTCATCTACCGCGCCGAGCGCCTGGTGAACTGGTCGCCGGTGCTGCAGACCGGTATCTCCGACCTCGAGGTGGACCACAAGGAGGTCGAGGGCGAACTCGTCTCCCTGCGCTACGGCTCGCTCAACGACGACGAGCCGCACGTGATCGTGGCCACCACGCGGGTGGAGACCATGCTCGGCGACACCGCCGTGGCCGTGCACCCCGACGACGAGCGGTACCGGCATCTCGTCGGCACCACGCTCTACCACCCGATCACCGGTCGTCAGATCCCGATCGTCGCCGACGATTACGTGGACCCCGAATTCGGTTCCGGCGCGGTCAAGATCACCCCGGCGCACGATCCCAACGACTTCGAGCTCGGCCTGCGCCACAACCTGCCCATGCCGACCATCATGGACAAGACCGGCAAGATCGCCGACAGCGGAACCGAATTCGACGGCATGGACCGATTCGAGGCGCGGGTCAAGATCCGCGAGCGGCTCGAATCCGAGGGCCGCGTGGTCGGTCGCAAGTACCCGTACCTGCATCAGGTCGGCCACTCCGAGCGCTCCGGCGAACCCATCGAACCGCGGCTGTCGATGCAGTGGTGGGTGAAGGTCGAGGGCATCGCCAAGGCCGCCGGCGACGCCGTGCGCAACGGCGACGTGAAAATCCATCCGGCCGGCCAGGAACCGCGCTGGTTCGAGTGGGTCGACAACATGCACGACTGGAACATCTCCCGCCAGCTGTGGTGGGGCCACCGCATCCCGATCTGGTACGGCCCCGAAGGCGAGATCGTGTGCGTCGGACCGGACGAGCAGGCCCCCGAGGGCTACGTCCAGGACCCGGACGTGCTCGACACCTGGTTCTCCTCGGGCCTGTGGCCGTTCTCCACGATGGGCTGGCCCGACGCCACCCCCGAGCTGGCCAAGTTCTATCCGACCAGCGTGCTGGTGACCGGCTACGACATCCTGTTCTTCTGGGTCGCCCGCATGATGATGTTCGGCATGTTCGTCTCCGACGACCCGGTGCTCACCGCCGGCAAGGCGGCCGACACCACGCAGGTCCCGTTCCAGGATGTGTTCCTGCACGGCCTGATTCGCGACGAATTCGGCAAGAAGATGTCCAAGTCGCGCGGCAACGGCATCGACCCGCTGGACTGGATCAACGAATACGGCGCGGACGCCACCCGATTCACCCTCGCGCGCGGCGCCCAGCCCGGCGGCGACCTGTCGGTCGGCACCCCGCACGTGACCGCGTCGCGCAGCTTCATCACGAAACTGTTCAACGCCACCAAGTTCGCGCTCATGAACGGCGCCCAGCCCGGTGAGCTGCCCGCCCGCGACAGCCTCACCGACGCCGACCGCTGGATCCTCGACCGCCGCGACGAGGTCATCGCCGAGGTCGACGCCGCACTGGACCGCTACGAGTTCAGCAAGGCGCTCGAGGGCCTCTACCACTTCGCGTGGGACGAATTCTGCAGCTGGTACCTGGAATTGGCGAAGGTCCAGTTCGCCGAGTCCGAGGAACGCGCCGCGAGCACCCGCATCGTGCTCGGCAATGTCCTCGACGCCGTGCTGCGCCTGCTGCACCCGGCCGTGCCGTTCGTCACCGAAACCCTGTGGCAGGCCCTGACCGAGGGCGCGGCGGGCGAATCCATCGTCGTGTCGGCGTGGCCGACGGTCTCGGGCACCGCCGCCGACGAGGGTGCGGCCCGGCGCATTTCGGACACCCAGAAGCTGATCACCGAGATCCGCCGCTTCCGTGCCGACCAGGGCCTGGCCGACAGCCAGAAGGTGGCGGCCAAGCTGATCGGCATCGACACCGCCGACCTGCCCGGCCAGCAGCCCAGCATCGCCAACCTGGCCAAGCTCACCGCGGCGGGCGACGATTTCGCCGCCACCGCCGCGCTCGAGGTGCGCCTGACCAATGCCACCGTCACCGTCGAGATCGACACCTCCGGGACCGTCGACCTCGACGCCGAGCGACGCCGCCTGGAGAAGGATCTCGCGGCCGCGCAGAAGGAACTGGCCGGCACCACCGGCAAGCTCGGCAACCAGGCGTTCCTGGCCAAGGCGCCCGACGAGGTGGTCGCGAAGATCAAGGCGCGCAAGGAGATCGCCGAGAGCGATGTCGAGCGCATCACCGCCCGCCTGGCCGAGATCACGAAGCTGGCGGCCAAGTGA